The nucleotide window CGATCAGCACCTTGCCGGTGTGCAGGAGCGCCGCGTGGATGGCGTTGGTGCGGAACTCCTCGGGGATGTCCAGCTGCTTCCAGGAGCCGTACTTGGCCTGGTAGCCGGGCTGGGCGATCTTGTACTCGTGGTACTGCTCCGAGGCGAAGCCGAGGGCGGCCGGGGCGTTGAGCCCGGCGAGCAGCGCGACGCCGCCGACGCCGAGCAGCCGCTTCTGGGTCTTCTTCGAGGGCCTCTTCTTCAGGAGCGTCCTCTTCAGGGGCCGGTGGGCCATGCCTAGCTACCTCCTGTCGTACTGCTGGAGACCGTTCCGGCCGGGAGCGGAGCACCGGTGGCCGGACCGCCGGAGCTGCCCGCGAGCGCCGGGGCGGGCTCGGCGGCCCCGGTGGCCCCGGTGACTTCGGTGGCCCCGGTGACTTCGGTGGCCTCGCCGGCTTCGGTGGCTTCGCCGGCCCCGGTGATCAGGACGGTGGGCACGACGGGCCGGGCCGCCCCGCGGGTCCGGGTACGGGTGGCGGCCCACACGGCCACCGGGGCGAGGGAGATGACCAGCGCGAGGACCGCCCAGGTGCGCATGGCCGCGTGGGTGTGGCCGAGCACGAACGACGCGACGAGGGACGACGCCAGGACCGCCGCCCAGAAGAGGTGGATCCGGAAGGTGAGCAGCCGGTCGGGGCTGGTGTCGCCGCCCTTGGGGGTGACGACGAAGCGGCTGGGGCGGCGGATCAGGGCCGCGCCCAGGGACTTGAGGTAGATGGGCGCGGAGAGGGCCGACATCCCCATGCCGGCGAGGCCGCCGCTGCCCTCCGGTTCGTGCGGTGAGACGTTGTGCCGCCGGTTCCACAGGTACAGGCCGACCTGGAGTGCGGCGGCGTCGCTGTAGAGCATCAGCCACATGGAGGCGGAGACCTGGGTGCCGGACGCGCCGAAGCACAGGAACAGGACGCAGCTGAGGATGCCGAGCAGCCAGTTGACGGCCGTCATGGGGTAGTAGACGAGCATCAGCGTGTACGAGAAGAGCCGGCCGGGCGGCATCGAGAAGGGTGCCTTCCAGTACTGCCTGAACAGCGTCTCGTACGTGCCGCGCGACCAGCGCATCTGCTGGGTGAAGAAGTCCGTCCAGGAGGCGGGGCCCTCACCGACGGCGAGCACGTCGGGGGTGTAGACGGACTGCCAGTGGTGACCGGTCCTCGGGTTCTTGTGCCGGTGCAGCTCGAAGCCGGTGGCCATGTCCTCGGTGATGGAGTCGTACAGGCCGCCGATCTGCTTGACGGCGGCGATCCGTACGACGTTGTTGGTGCCGACGAACATGGGCGCGCGGTAGCGGTTGCCGGCGCGCTGGATCAGGGCGTGGAAGAGGAACTGCTGGGACTCGGCCGCCTTGGTGACGGGAGCGGTGTAGTTGCCGTACACCTGCGGGCCGACGACAAAGGCGACGTCCGGGTCGCGGAAGTAGCCCATCATCCGTTCCAGGAACTCCGGGAGCGGGACGTGGTCCGTGTCGACGGAGGCGAAGTAGTCGTACGCGTCGCCGTGCATCGCGATCCACGCGTTGTAGTTGCCGTGTTTGGTACGGGCCTTGTGGACGCCCTTGGCCCGGTTCCACTCGGGGACGCCGTGGCGGGTGAAGTGGCGTACGCCCAGCTCTTCGCAGAGCGCCTTGGCCCGTACGTCGTCGCCCTCGTCGAGGAGCCAGACGTCCAGGGGACCGGTGTGGGTGACCCTGACGGCTCCCTCCAGGGTGGCCCGGACCATCGACAGGGGTTCCTTGCCGGGGACGTACGTGGTCAGGAAGGCGACCCGGGTGCCGCTCTCCGCAGTGACGGGGACCGGGTCCCTGGCGACCATCGTCGCGTGGGCGATGGAGGCCACGTTGACGACCATGAAGAGCTCGATCAGGCCGATCGCCACGAGCATCGTGATGTCGAGGCCGACCAGCCAGCGGGCGCCGCCCTCGCGCTCCACCCAGTGGGTGGGCCACACCAGGTACACCAGGAGCAGTCCGGTGAGCAGCGGGGCGAGCGTCATGAGCAGGACGGCTCTTATTCGGTGCGGCTCGCTCGACAGGAGCTTTGTGTACTGCACCCGGTACGCCGATCCGGACGGCTCGGTGAGCGGTCCGGCCAGTCGGCTGTGGGTGTCGTAGTCGTAGCTCTCCGGCCGCACATCGCCCTCCAGTGATCGAACAAGCCGATACCCACACAAAAGTGTGTTTTTGACGGCGTGTCGAACGGAGGGGGTCCACTCGGGTACGGGGCGCCTCCGGCGGTCGGAGGTTCACCGGGTGCGGGTCGGCGGGGGCTGAGCGCGCAGTTCCCCGTGCCCCTCCAAGGGGCGCGGGGAACTGCGCGGGCAGGTGAAGCCGGCCGGAGCCGGAGGGTCAGGGCGACAGGTGGCGCTCCACCGTTTCCACCTTGGACGTGAGTCCGTCCGTCACGCCGGGGCGGATGTCGGCCTTCAGGACGAGGGACACCCGCGGCGCCCGCGCCTCGACGGCGGCCACGGCCCGCTTGACGACGTCCATGACCTCGTCCCACTCCCCCTCCACGGACGTGAACATCGCGTCGGTGCGGTTCGGCAGCCCCGACTCACGGACCACCCGCACGGCGTCGGCCACGTACTCCCCCACGTCCTCACCGACCCCCAGCGGGGTCACGGAGAAGGCGACGATCATGCGCCCACCACTCCCTCGTTGCGCGCGCGGGACGCGATGACCGCGTCCTCGGCCTCCCGCTTGAGCTTGCGCTCCGCGAAGAATCCGCCGGTCGGCAGCACGGACAGGACGAAGTACAGGGCCGCGGTCCTCAGGTCCCACTTCGCCCGGTTCCAGGCGTCGGCCCAGAAGATCGCGTACAGGATGAAGAGGACGGCGTGGACCACGCCCATCACCGGGACCGCGTTGAAGTCCGTGGTCCGCTTCAGCACCGAGCAGACGAGCAGCACCAGGAACGAGACGGCCTCCGGGCCGGAGACCAGACGGAGGCGGCGGAGGGCGGAGGCGGTCTTGATGTCCACGGGTCACCTTCGGGAGAGGGAACGGAAGAGGGAACGGAGAAGAAAATCGTGCGGGCACCGGCTTGTGAACGTACGCACAAGCATTCCCATTGAAGCATCCGGGCATCTCGGGGTTCGTCCAGGGTGTGCGTTCGGGGTGCGCTCGGGGACGGATCATCCCGGAGGATGTGGTCGCCGGCCGCACCCGGCGGCTACCGTCACAGCGTGGCGATGTTCCGACTCCAAGGCAGCAAGGTGCTGGCCGTCGACATGACCGGGGACGCCGTGAAGGCGAAGAACGGCTCCATGGTCGCGTACGACGGTCAGATGGCCTTCAAGAAGCTCAGCGGCGGCGGCGAGGGCGTCCGCGGCATGGTGACGCGCCGGCTCACCGGCGAGCAGATGACCCTCATGGAGGTGAAGGGCCGAGGGACGTGCTGGTTCGCGGACCGGGCCAGTGAGATCAACCTGGTGAACCTCCAGGGCGACAAGCTCTTCGTCGAGTCGAGCAACCTGCTCGCGACCGACGCGGGCCTGCGCACGGGCACATCCTTCACGGGCCTCAGGGGTGCCTCGCAGGGCAACGGGCTCTTCACGACGACCGTCGAGGGCCACGGCCAGGCGGCGATCATGTCGGACGGCCCGGCGGTGGTGCTGCGGGTCAGCTCGCAGTACCCGCTGACCGTCGACCCGGGCGCGTACATCGCCCACCAGGGCAACCTCCGGCAGTCCTTCCAGTCCGGCGTGACGTTCCGCACGTTCATGGGCGAGGGCGGCGGCGAGGCCTTCCAGATCCGCTTCGAGGGCGACGGAGTCGTCTACGTGCAGCCCAGTGAGCGCAATTCGATCGCGGGAGACGTGTGACATGCCCTTCCGTGAGATCAACTCGAAGATGATCGAGGCGACGGTGGCGCCGGGCCTGCGACTGTTCAGCCAGCGCGGCGCGATGCTCGCCTACCGGGGCGAGGTGTCCTTCACCCCGAACGTGCAGGGCGGCCAGGGCGGGGTCATGTCGATGATCGGCCGCCGGGCCGCCGGCGAGTCGGCGCCCCTGATGACCGTGGAGGGTTCGGGCACGGTCCTGTTCGGGCACGGCGGCCACCACATCCAGGTGATCACCCTCACGGGCGAGACCCTCTACGTGGAGGCGGACCGGCTGCTGGCCTTCGACGGCACCCTGCAGCAGGGCACGATGTTCATGGGCTCGCAGGGCGGGGTCATGGGCATGGTGCGCGGCCAGGTGACGGGGCAGGGCCTGTTCACCACGACCCTCAAGGGCCACGGCTCCGTCGCCGTCATGGCGCACGGCGGGGTCATCGAGGTCCCCATCAGCCCGCAGCGGCCGGTGCACGTGGACCCGCAGGCGTACGTCGCCCACCACGGGGACGTGCGCAACAAACTGTCCAGCGCGCTGGGCCTGCGCGATCTGGTGGGCCGCGGCTCGGGCGAGGCCTTCCAGCTGGAGCTCAGCGGCAGTGGCGCGGTGTACGTGCAGGCGTCGGAGGAGAAGCTGTGACCACCCACCCGGGCACGGGCCCCGTGATCCACGACCCGGCGACCCTGCCGGTCGACGACAACGTGAACGCGTACACCTTCTGCGTGGAGCTCAAGGGGAGCGAGTGGTTCCTGCAGAAGGGCAAGATGATCGCCTACTACGGCTCGATGGAGTTCAACGGCATCGGGCACGGCCGCCTGGACCGTCTGGTGCGAACGTCGTTCCATTCGCCGTTGCACGCGAGCGACTGGGTGGTGGCGTCCGGCTCGGGCAAGATGCTCCTCGCCGACCGGGCCTTCGACGTGAACTCCTTCGACCTGGAGGAGGGCAACCTGACCATTCGCTCGGGCAACCTCCTCGCTTTTCAGCCAAGTCTGGCCCTCAAGCAGTCGATCGTGCCCGGCTTCCTGACGCTCATCGGGACGGGCAAGTTCGTCGCCGCCTCGAACGGCCCCGTGGTGTTCATGGAACCCCCGATCCGGGTCGACCCGCAGGCCCTGGTCGGCTGGGCCGACTGCCCCTCCCCGTGCCACCACTACGACCACGCCTACATGACGGGCCTGATGGGCGGTCTACGTGCGATGACGGGGCTCGGCGGGGTCTCCGGCGAGGAGCACCAGTTCGAGTTCGTGGGAGCCGGCACGGTGCTGCTGCAGTCCAGTGAGGCGCTGATGGCCGAGCAGGCGACGGGCGCGGTCCCGAACGAGCCGGGGGTGCCCGGCGGCGGAGGGGTGCCAGGTCACCAGGGCCCGCAGGGTGGCACACCGCGTCTTCCCGGACAGCTCGGGGACCTCCAGCGTCGCTTCGGGCTGTGAGCGGTAGTCTGCGGAGTGTGACGTCGAACGTGTGCGCGCCGTCACGCCACCCTCACTAGTTCGCCTTTCAACATTTTAGGTAGACTTCATACATGGAGACCGAGACGGCCACCCGCTGGCTGACCGATGCGGAGCAGTGCGCCTGGCGCACCCACCTGGAGGTCAACAGGCTGTTGACGTATCAGCTCGAGAGGGACCTCCAGCCGTTCGGGCTGACGATGAACGACTACGAGATCCTGGTGAACCTCTCCGAGTCGGAGGGCGTACGCATGCGGATGAGCGACCTCGCGTCCGCCACCCTCCAGTCCAAGAGCCGGCTCTCGCACCAGATCACCCGCATGGAGAACGCGGACCTGGTCAGGCGCGAGAACTGCGAGTCCGACCGCCGCGGACTGTTCGCCGTGCTCACGGACCACGGCATGGAGACCATGCAGAAGGTCGCGCCCCATCATGTGGGGTCCGTGCGGCGGCACTTCATGGACCTCCTGTCACCGGAGGCGCTGGAGGAACTGCGCACCTCCCTGGCCCCGATCGCGGAGCACCTCCGGGGCCAGCGCGGACGTCCGTGACGACGTCCCGGGGGACCTTCCCGAACAGCTAGGACCCGTCCTGGGCGACAGGCAGGCGGAGCTCGAACAGGGCTCCGCCCGCCGGCGCCTCCCGGACGGTGAGCGATCCGCCGTGCCGCACGGCCACGTCGCGGGCGATGGCCAGACCGAGGCCGGCGCCGCCGTCGTCACGGGTACGGGCCTCGTCGAGGCGTACGAACCGCTCGAAGACCCGCTCACGCTCGGCGGCGGGCACTCCCGCGCCGTCGTCGGCGACCTCCAGGACCGCCCACTCCCCCGCGCGCCGCACCGTCACGGCGACCGACGACCGCGTGTGCCGCTGCGCGTTGTCCAGCAGGTTGCCGAGTATCCGCGCCAGCTGCCCGCGTGAGCCGCTCACCTCGACGGCGTCCGCGGCCACGGACACCGGGACCCGGTCCCCGACCCGCTGCCCGGTCTCCGCGCGGACGAGTGCGGCCAGGTCGAACCGCCCGTCCGCCGGCCGTTCCCCGGCGTCCAGCCGGGCGAGCAGCAACAGGTCGGCGGCCAGCCGCTGCAGCCGCACGGTGTCCTCGACGGCCCCGTCCACGTCCAGCAGTTCCGGGTGCGCGGCGCCCACCTCGAGCTGGGTGCGCAGCGAGGCGATGGGGCTGCGCAGCTCGTGCGAGGCGTCCGCGACGAACCGCCGCTGCCGTTCCACGGACCGCTCCAGGGCGGCGAGCGTCTCGTTGGTCGTCCGGGCCAGCCGCGCGACCTCGTCGTGCGTGCCCGGCACGGGGACCCGCCGGGTGAGGTCCTCGGAGGCGGTGATGGCCGCCATCTCGCCGCGGATGTCCTCGACGGGGCGCAGCGCCCGGCGCGTGACGAGCCAGGTCACCAGGGCCACGACGGCCAGCAGCAGCGGGAACCCGATGAGGATGACGGTCAGCGCCGTACTCACGGCCTCCTGCTCGGCGGTCAGCGGCGCACCGGCGTGGACGGTGAGCCCGCCCCTGCCGTCGATCTCCACGGGCACGGTGGCGAAGCGGTAGTCCGCCGTGTCGCCGTCGATGGTGGCGGAGCCGTTGGCGAAGGAGGCGTCGCCGATGTCGCCGGCCTCGGACGAGTCGTCGTCGGCGTCACCTGCGTCACCGGCGTCGTCATCGCTGTCGGTGTCGGCGTCGGTGCCGGTGTTCCCGTCGTCGGTGACGGCGCCGGGGGCCTGGGGCCTGACCCGGTCGAGCCCCGTGCCGCTGATCCTCTCCAGGTCCTTGGTGACCGCGACGAGTTTCCCGGCCCCGTCCACGACCTGGACCGGCTTGTCGTCGTCGTCCAGCGACAGCCCGGCGTAGGACTCCCCGGCCACCAGGTCGCCGGCGACCGCGCGGGCGGTGCGCTCGGCCTCCGTGCCCGCCTGTTCGCTCAGGTTGGTCCACAGCGACAGCAGGACCGCGGCGCCCGCGGCGGCGAGCGCGACGGCCACCACGACACTCGCGGCGAGCGTGGCCCTGGCCCGTACGGACCCGAACAGGCGTTTCACCTGGCCTCCAGGCGGTAGCCGGCGCCCCGCACGGTCCGGATCAGCGAGGCCCCCAGCTTGCGGCGCAGCGTGCTGATGTAGACCTCGACGATGTTCGGGTCCCCGTCGTACGCGAAGTCCCAGACGTGCTCCAGGATCTCCGCCTTGGAGACCACCTCGCCGGCCCGCACGACGAGCTGTTCGAGGACCGAGAACTCCTTGGCGGTGAGGGCGATCTCGTCCTCATCGAGGTGGACGCGCCGGGCGGCGGTGTCGACCTTGAGCCCGCCGAGCACGTGCACGGGCGACCCGCCCCCGCCCGAGGAACCGCGCCGCCGCAGCAGCGCCTTCACCCGGGCCACCAGGACGACGTACGAGAACGGCTTGGTGAGGTAGTCGTCGGCGCCGGTGTCCAGGCCCTCCGCCTCGTCGTACTCGCCGTCCTTGGCGGTGAGCATCAGGATCGGCACGTCGTGCCCGGCGGACCGCAGGGCGCCGCACACCCGGTAGCCGTTCATCCCGGGCAGCATGATGTCGAGGATGACGAGGTCGTACGAGCCCTCGCCGGCCATGTGCAGCCCCTCCAGGCCGTCGTGGACCACGTCCACGGCGTACCCCTCGGCCGTCAGGCCCTTGGCGAGCGACAGGGCAAGCCGCTTCTCGTCCTCCACGATCAACAGGCGCATGCGTAAAGAGTCGCAAACCGAACCTGAAGAAGCCTTCAGGGTGCTTCAGGTCCGCTTCAGCGTCGCTCAGCCAGATTGGGACACGTCGAAACGCACCGAAGACATCGACACCCAGTCGAAGCAGACGATCTCGGAGGATTCCCCATGAAGCGCAACATCGTCATCGCCACCGTCGCGGCCGCCGCCCTCATCGGAGGAGGCACGGCGACGGCCCTCGCCGTCACGGGTGACGACGGCGCGCCGGTGAAGCAGTCCGGTGTGCGGACCTCGGACGACGACCGTCAGGACGACCGCGACGACCGCGACGACCAGGACGACCGGAACGACCAGGACGACCGGAACGACCAGGACGACTCGGCCGACGGCGACCGCGACGACACCGCCCGCGACAACGCCGAGGACGCCGCGGAGGCGAAGGCCGCGAAGGTCACCGCCGCCGACGCGATCACAGCCGCGCTGAAGAGCATTCCGGGGACGGCGGTCTCGGCCGACCTGGACGACGAGGGCAGCAGCCTGGTGTGGGACGTGGACGTGCTGTCCTCGGGCGGCGCCTGGCACAGCGTGCGGATCGACCCGGGCACGGGCAAGGTGCTGGACTCGCACACCGAGCAGGAGGACGCCGACGACACCGCGGAGGCGAAGGCCGCGCTGAAGGGCACGTCCGTCACCGCCGCCGAGGCCGCGAAGGCCGGCGCCGCGAAGGGGACGGTCACGTCCGTCGACCTCGACGACGACGGCCGCGGGTCCGCGTGGGACGTCGACACGACCGCCGCGAACGGTGCCGAGAAGGAGTGGAAGGTCGACGCGAAGTCCGCCGCGGTGACCGCGGACCGCGACTCGGACGACTAGTACGTCTCCCGGGGCTCCGCCCCGAACCCCCGATCCTGGCCTGGGACGCCGGACGGGCCGGATCTCCGGCCCGTCCGGCGTCCCAGACTCAGCCCTCAGCCCTCAGCCAGGGCCTCCACCAAGGAGTCCGCCGCCCCGTACGGGTCCAGGTCGCCCGAGACGATCCGGTCGGCGAGCATGTCGAGCCGCCGGTCGCCCTCCAGGTCACCGATCCGCTCGCGCAACGCCATGACGGCGATCGTCTCCACCTCGCGGGCGGCCCGCGCACGCCGCCGGGCGGCCAGCACCCCCCGCCCCTCCATCCACACCCGGTGCTTCTCCAGCGCCTCGACGACCTCGTCGACGCCCTCCCCGCGCGACGCCACCGTCTTCACGACGGGCGGCCGCCAGTCCCCCGGCCCGCGGGCCTCGCCGAGCCCCAGCATGTGGTTCAGCTCACGGGCCGTCGCGTCGGCCCCGTCCCGGTCGGCCTTGTTGACCACGTACACGTCGCCGATCTCCAGGATCCCGGCCTTGGCCGCCTGGATCCCGTCGCCCATGCCGGGCGCGAGCAGCACCACGGACGTGTCGGCCTGGGAGGCGATCTCGACCTCGGACTGGCCGACGCCCACGGTCTCGACGAGCACCACGTCGCAGCCGGCCGCGTCCAGCACCCGGATGGCCTGGGGCGCGGAGCGGGCGAGCCCGCCGAGGTGCCCGCGGGTGGCCATGGAGCGGATGTAGACACCGGGGTCCGAGGCGTGGTCGGACATCCGGACGCGGTCGCCCAGCAGGGCCCCGCCGGAGAACGGCGAGGACGGGTCGACGGCGAGGACGCCGACCCGCCTGCCCTGCCGTCGGTAGGCGCCGACGAGGGCCGACGTGGACGTCGACTTGCCGACACCGGGTGATCCCGTGAGCCCGACGACGTACGCGCCGCCGGTGAGCGGGGCCAGCGCGGTCATCACCTCGCGGAGCTGCGGGGACGCCCCCTCGACCAGGGAGATCAGCCGGGCGACGGCCCGCGGCCGGCCTTCCCTGGCCGCGGCCACCAGCGAGGGGACGTCCTGCATCACAGCTCCGTTCGTCACACACCGGCCGGCCCTGGTGTCAGGCCTTCGGTACCCGCACGATCAGCGCGTCACCCTGTCCGCCGCCACCGCACAGCGCCGCCGCGCCCACACCGCCGCCGCGCCGCTTCAGTTCGAGGGCGAGATGGAGGACGAGCCGGGCCCCGGACATGCCGATCGGGTGGCCCAGCGCGATGGCGCCGCCGTTGACGTTCACCTTTTCCGTGGACACCCCGAGGTCCTTCATCGACTGGACCGCGACGGCCGCGAAGGCCTCGTTGATCTCGATCAGGTCAAGATCCTCGACGCCGATGCCCTCCTTCTTGAGCGCGTGCCGGATGGCGTTCGACGGCTGCGACTGCAAAGAGTTGTCGGGTCCCGCGACGTTTCCGTGGGCGCCGATCTCCGCGATCCAGTCGAGGCCGAGCTCCTGGGCCCTGGCCTTGCTCATGACGACCACGGCGGCCGCCCCGTCGGAGATCTGCGAGGCCGAGCCGGCGGTGATCGTGCCGTCCTTCGTGAACGCGGGCCGCAGCGTGCCGAGCGACTCGGAGGTCGTCCCGGCGCGGATGCCCTCGTCCTCGCTGAACACGACGGGGTCGCCCTTGCGCTGCGGGATCTCGACGGGCGTGATCTCCGCCTCGAAGGTGCCGTCCTTCTGCGCGGCGGCGGCCCGCTGGTGGGACAGGGCGGCGATCTCGTCCTGTTCGGGGCGCAGGATGCCCAGGCGCGTGTTGTGCTTCTCCGTGGACTCGCCCATGGCGATGTTCTCGAAGGCGTCGGTGAGCCCGTCGTGCGCCATCGCGTCGAGCATCTCGATCGCGCCGTACTTGTAGCCCTCACGGGACTTGGGCAGCAGGTGGGGGGCGTTGGTCATGGACTCCTGGCCGCCCGCGACGACCACGTCGAACTCGCCGGCGCGGATCAGCTGGTCGGCGAGCGCGATGGCGTCGAGGCCCGACAGGCACACCTTGTTGATCGTGAGCGCCGGGACGCTCATCGGGATGCCGGCCTTGACGGCGGCCTGGCGCGCCGGGATCTGCCCCGCCCCGGCCTGGAGCACCTGGCCCATGATCACGTACTGCACCTGGTCGCCGGTGATCCCCGCACGGTCGAGGGCGGCCTTGATCGCGAAGCCACCGAGGTCGGCTCCCGAGAAGGACTTCAGGGAGCCGAGCAGCCGTCCCATCGGGGTGCGTGCACCCGCAACGATGACGGAGGTGGTGTTGTTCGTTCCAGAC belongs to Streptomyces sp. V3I8 and includes:
- a CDS encoding cellulose synthase catalytic subunit, which translates into the protein MRPESYDYDTHSRLAGPLTEPSGSAYRVQYTKLLSSEPHRIRAVLLMTLAPLLTGLLLVYLVWPTHWVEREGGARWLVGLDITMLVAIGLIELFMVVNVASIAHATMVARDPVPVTAESGTRVAFLTTYVPGKEPLSMVRATLEGAVRVTHTGPLDVWLLDEGDDVRAKALCEELGVRHFTRHGVPEWNRAKGVHKARTKHGNYNAWIAMHGDAYDYFASVDTDHVPLPEFLERMMGYFRDPDVAFVVGPQVYGNYTAPVTKAAESQQFLFHALIQRAGNRYRAPMFVGTNNVVRIAAVKQIGGLYDSITEDMATGFELHRHKNPRTGHHWQSVYTPDVLAVGEGPASWTDFFTQQMRWSRGTYETLFRQYWKAPFSMPPGRLFSYTLMLVYYPMTAVNWLLGILSCVLFLCFGASGTQVSASMWLMLYSDAAALQVGLYLWNRRHNVSPHEPEGSGGLAGMGMSALSAPIYLKSLGAALIRRPSRFVVTPKGGDTSPDRLLTFRIHLFWAAVLASSLVASFVLGHTHAAMRTWAVLALVISLAPVAVWAATRTRTRGAARPVVPTVLITGAGEATEAGEATEVTGATEVTGATGAAEPAPALAGSSGGPATGAPLPAGTVSSSTTGGS
- a CDS encoding MTH1187 family thiamine-binding protein → MIVAFSVTPLGVGEDVGEYVADAVRVVRESGLPNRTDAMFTSVEGEWDEVMDVVKRAVAAVEARAPRVSLVLKADIRPGVTDGLTSKVETVERHLSP
- a CDS encoding DUF3817 domain-containing protein; the protein is MDIKTASALRRLRLVSGPEAVSFLVLLVCSVLKRTTDFNAVPVMGVVHAVLFILYAIFWADAWNRAKWDLRTAALYFVLSVLPTGGFFAERKLKREAEDAVIASRARNEGVVGA
- a CDS encoding AIM24 family protein, with translation MFRLQGSKVLAVDMTGDAVKAKNGSMVAYDGQMAFKKLSGGGEGVRGMVTRRLTGEQMTLMEVKGRGTCWFADRASEINLVNLQGDKLFVESSNLLATDAGLRTGTSFTGLRGASQGNGLFTTTVEGHGQAAIMSDGPAVVLRVSSQYPLTVDPGAYIAHQGNLRQSFQSGVTFRTFMGEGGGEAFQIRFEGDGVVYVQPSERNSIAGDV
- a CDS encoding AIM24 family protein yields the protein MPFREINSKMIEATVAPGLRLFSQRGAMLAYRGEVSFTPNVQGGQGGVMSMIGRRAAGESAPLMTVEGSGTVLFGHGGHHIQVITLTGETLYVEADRLLAFDGTLQQGTMFMGSQGGVMGMVRGQVTGQGLFTTTLKGHGSVAVMAHGGVIEVPISPQRPVHVDPQAYVAHHGDVRNKLSSALGLRDLVGRGSGEAFQLELSGSGAVYVQASEEKL
- a CDS encoding AIM24 family protein: MTTHPGTGPVIHDPATLPVDDNVNAYTFCVELKGSEWFLQKGKMIAYYGSMEFNGIGHGRLDRLVRTSFHSPLHASDWVVASGSGKMLLADRAFDVNSFDLEEGNLTIRSGNLLAFQPSLALKQSIVPGFLTLIGTGKFVAASNGPVVFMEPPIRVDPQALVGWADCPSPCHHYDHAYMTGLMGGLRAMTGLGGVSGEEHQFEFVGAGTVLLQSSEALMAEQATGAVPNEPGVPGGGGVPGHQGPQGGTPRLPGQLGDLQRRFGL
- a CDS encoding MarR family winged helix-turn-helix transcriptional regulator, with amino-acid sequence METETATRWLTDAEQCAWRTHLEVNRLLTYQLERDLQPFGLTMNDYEILVNLSESEGVRMRMSDLASATLQSKSRLSHQITRMENADLVRRENCESDRRGLFAVLTDHGMETMQKVAPHHVGSVRRHFMDLLSPEALEELRTSLAPIAEHLRGQRGRP
- a CDS encoding HAMP domain-containing sensor histidine kinase, translating into MKRLFGSVRARATLAASVVVAVALAAAGAAVLLSLWTNLSEQAGTEAERTARAVAGDLVAGESYAGLSLDDDDKPVQVVDGAGKLVAVTKDLERISGTGLDRVRPQAPGAVTDDGNTGTDADTDSDDDAGDAGDADDDSSEAGDIGDASFANGSATIDGDTADYRFATVPVEIDGRGGLTVHAGAPLTAEQEAVSTALTVILIGFPLLLAVVALVTWLVTRRALRPVEDIRGEMAAITASEDLTRRVPVPGTHDEVARLARTTNETLAALERSVERQRRFVADASHELRSPIASLRTQLEVGAAHPELLDVDGAVEDTVRLQRLAADLLLLARLDAGERPADGRFDLAALVRAETGQRVGDRVPVSVAADAVEVSGSRGQLARILGNLLDNAQRHTRSSVAVTVRRAGEWAVLEVADDGAGVPAAERERVFERFVRLDEARTRDDGGAGLGLAIARDVAVRHGGSLTVREAPAGGALFELRLPVAQDGS
- a CDS encoding response regulator transcription factor; this translates as MRLLIVEDEKRLALSLAKGLTAEGYAVDVVHDGLEGLHMAGEGSYDLVILDIMLPGMNGYRVCGALRSAGHDVPILMLTAKDGEYDEAEGLDTGADDYLTKPFSYVVLVARVKALLRRRGSSGGGGSPVHVLGGLKVDTAARRVHLDEDEIALTAKEFSVLEQLVVRAGEVVSKAEILEHVWDFAYDGDPNIVEVYISTLRRKLGASLIRTVRGAGYRLEAR
- a CDS encoding PepSY domain-containing protein produces the protein MKRNIVIATVAAAALIGGGTATALAVTGDDGAPVKQSGVRTSDDDRQDDRDDRDDQDDRNDQDDRNDQDDSADGDRDDTARDNAEDAAEAKAAKVTAADAITAALKSIPGTAVSADLDDEGSSLVWDVDVLSSGGAWHSVRIDPGTGKVLDSHTEQEDADDTAEAKAALKGTSVTAAEAAKAGAAKGTVTSVDLDDDGRGSAWDVDTTAANGAEKEWKVDAKSAAVTADRDSDD
- the meaB gene encoding methylmalonyl Co-A mutase-associated GTPase MeaB is translated as MQDVPSLVAAAREGRPRAVARLISLVEGASPQLREVMTALAPLTGGAYVVGLTGSPGVGKSTSTSALVGAYRRQGRRVGVLAVDPSSPFSGGALLGDRVRMSDHASDPGVYIRSMATRGHLGGLARSAPQAIRVLDAAGCDVVLVETVGVGQSEVEIASQADTSVVLLAPGMGDGIQAAKAGILEIGDVYVVNKADRDGADATARELNHMLGLGEARGPGDWRPPVVKTVASRGEGVDEVVEALEKHRVWMEGRGVLAARRRARAAREVETIAVMALRERIGDLEGDRRLDMLADRIVSGDLDPYGAADSLVEALAEG
- a CDS encoding acetyl-CoA C-acetyltransferase; translated protein: MSGTNNTTSVIVAGARTPMGRLLGSLKSFSGADLGGFAIKAALDRAGITGDQVQYVIMGQVLQAGAGQIPARQAAVKAGIPMSVPALTINKVCLSGLDAIALADQLIRAGEFDVVVAGGQESMTNAPHLLPKSREGYKYGAIEMLDAMAHDGLTDAFENIAMGESTEKHNTRLGILRPEQDEIAALSHQRAAAAQKDGTFEAEITPVEIPQRKGDPVVFSEDEGIRAGTTSESLGTLRPAFTKDGTITAGSASQISDGAAAVVVMSKARAQELGLDWIAEIGAHGNVAGPDNSLQSQPSNAIRHALKKEGIGVEDLDLIEINEAFAAVAVQSMKDLGVSTEKVNVNGGAIALGHPIGMSGARLVLHLALELKRRGGGVGAAALCGGGGQGDALIVRVPKA